In one window of Palaemon carinicauda isolate YSFRI2023 chromosome 2, ASM3689809v2, whole genome shotgun sequence DNA:
- the LOC137627012 gene encoding putative leucine-rich repeat-containing protein DDB_G0290503 isoform X2: MSKLFPMFKKKGKGKDDDTNEEEPKRKGKTERVREAFAGSSLSPSKSGKQKKKGKPVKEKKAVNGNVNCHMAEEAVIHQVEDFYVDDDGTVKLGELQEDQSFVDEVLSSVEESFSQEHDRSFSAFDKSYCDDTVEKYCIKRNDEQADGEVILKDNEPEVFSGCDQPGDRSSQESLEVDSKSLVEEKDQESFVTIIGHGQDGENEFGEIEHSVQDSGCLEMSSDQQKDFEGFQNLKEDQLSIDMVVGDNLQAASVGNHCISSDNEEIDIGSISEEKTSYLSACEKASHLEDDESMENVNTDNEADDLQEESIGRGEKQASENVTSSQDSDDDFDSAQEDWDEDDREKPLSLEPSVPSPSLVQEAKNSTMVNSDSTDQDIRKRVSSVYEDATGFVQLDSSLGGESSDFEETRKVRRASGSEKLVRKLSNISAASSDVFNEELDDLLDEELDRLSEEEETPLDNSIRKQGGDVEDTVDRCADKSVAIENVAEILADSSAEDNSKIHGNEQQKSDNLMIENPNGENPTCVIDGDKQQTSTESDEKTTDINMKERSLSGNHLSTSDENSDHIKDSGYYSLPVSPNPGAIIRASGEEERGAKVVDVSFADSEEDGMITPPSEASTVEANSENSRETANSVEEDRKSVVVSESDTPNQCSNECEKLPEKVPTVVDTNLETSSSHQALSQPKHGGNLKVIIPSGSEKNKDEGVTSPNCGSPTKFRHKSPLKEAEEAFSPDPIGERFLEQAVLLGHDEAEARLAQRRAARAEARELRLRELEKQQQDQENEEEKQFAPSFAEPSPRATVAGRTTVGRTAVLNSSRRSSEDSTTDEAALPANIRELRTELKELDEKFRKAMITNAQLDNEKSTLTYEVELIKDKYTELEETHTQLNKEHRRKCTEYEQLRKVSTKLQEEVKILRGMLQERDQLIQEYGLIVVGEEEENGEVPPDPDEFDDMDDLTPRKIAVKKVLLSQEAAELLGKGAAKGSLDVRLKKFGEEKNDLEDEVRRLKLELEEERNKNRRRENGLDYEKAKEQSKALNEYKFRVQKAEAEVLTLQANVARLDALSTRYKTQSEELEKSEEELKLERRKLQRELRDAQSRLEELETTNNHLIRRFDKIKNARSTLLKDLSQDPA, from the exons ATGAGTAAGCTATTTCCCATGTTCAAaaagaaggggaaggggaaggatgaTGATACAAATGAAGAAGAACCCAAGAGGAAAGGGAAAACCGAACGAGTGAGGGAAGCCTTCGCAGGATCCTCCTTGTCACCTTCGAAATCTGGGAAGCAGAAGAAAAAAGGGAAACCTGTCAAGGAAAAGAAGGCTGTAAATGGAAACGTCAATTGTCATATGGCCGAAGAGGCAGTGATTCACCAGGTAGAAGATTTCTATGTGGATGATGATGGAACAGTGAAGTTGGGGGAACTACAGGAGGACCAATCTTTCGTAGATGAGGTCCTTTCCTCTGTTGAAGAGTCCTTTTCACAGGAACATGATAGGTCTTTCAGTGCTTTTGATAAAAGTTATTGTGATGATACTGTTGAAAAGTACTGCATCAAGAGGAATGATGAACAAGCTGATGGAGAGGTGATCTTGAAAGATAATGAACCTGAAGTATTTTCTGGTTGTGATCAGCCAGGTGACAGATCCTCTCAAGAATCTCTGGAAGTGGACTCCAAATCTCTTGTTGAAGAAAAAGACCAAGAATCTTTTGTTACCATTATTGGACATGGCCAGGATGGTGAAAATGAGTTTGGGGAAATAGAGCATAGTGTTCAAGACTCTGGGTGCTTGGAAATGTCTAGTGATCAACAAAAGGATTTTGAAGGATTCCAGAATTTGAAGGAAGATCAGCTGAGTATTGATATGGTAGTTGGTGATAACCTACAGGCGGCAAGTGTGGGTAACCATTGTATTTCTTCTGACAATGAGGAAATTGATATTGGAAGTATTAGTGAAGAAAAGACTTCATATTTATCTGCATGTGAAAAGGCATCCCATCTTGAAGATGACGAAAGTATGGAGAATGTAAATACCGACAATGAAGCTGATGACTTACAAGAAGAAAGCATCGGAAGAGGTGAAAAACAGGCAAGTGAGAATGTTACCAGCAGTCAGGACAGCGATGATGACTTTGATTCTGCTCAGGAGGATTGGGATGAAGATGACAGAGAAAAACCTCTAAGCCTTGAACCGAGTGTCCCTTCTCCTTCTTTGGTGCAAGAGGCAAAGAATTCTACCATGGTAAATAGTGATAGTACTGACCAAGACATCAGGAAGCGCGTTTCTTCTGTATACGAAGATGCAACAGGCTTTGTTCAGCTTGATTCTAGTCTTGGAGGGGAGTCTTCAGATTTTGAGGAAACTCGTAAAGTACGAAGAGCGTCTGGTTCAGAAAAACTTGTTAGAAAACTTTCTAATATATCTGCTGCTTCTAGTGATGTTTTTAATGAGGAATTGGATGATCTTTTGGATGAAGAGCTAGACAGATTATCTGAAGAGGAGGAAACACCTTTGGATAATagcatcagaaagcaagggggcgATGTTGAAGATACTGTTGACCGTTGTGCAGACAAATCTGTTGCTATTGAGAATGTTGCTGAGATACTTGCAGATTCATCAGCTGAGGATAACTCAAAGATTCATGGTAATGAACAACAAAAATCAGACAATTTAATGATTGAAAATCCTAATGGTGAGAATCCCACTTGTGTCATAGATGGGGATAAGCAACAGACATCCACTGAAAGTGATGAGAAAACCACTGATATCAATATGAAAGAAAGAAGTCTGTCTGGAAATCATTTGTCTACCTCAGATGAGAATTCAGATCATATCAAAGATAGTGGTTATTATAGTCTCCCAGTTTCCCCTAATCCAGGAGCCATCATACGTGCAAGTGGTGAAGAGGAGCGTGGAGCAAAGGTAGTTGATGTCTCCTTTGCCGATAGTGAAGAAGATGGCATGATCACACCACCTAGTGAAGCTTCAACTGTAGAAGCAAATTCCGAAAACTCTAGAGAAACTGCAAATTCAGTTGAGGAAGATAGAAAATCTGTAGTTGTTAGTGAATCAGATACACCCAATCAGTGTAGTAATGAATGTGAGAAACTCCCTGAAAAAGTTCCCACAGTTGTAGACACTAATTTGGAAACTTCTAGTTCTCACCAAGCTTTATCACAGCCAAAGCATGGTGGCAATCTTAAGGTGATTATACCTAGTGGTAGTGAGAAAAATAAAGACGAAGGTGTTACTTCTCCTAATTGTGGATCTCCCACAAAATTTAGGCACAAGTCTCCATTAAAAGAAGCTGAAGAGGCGTTTAGCCCAGATCCTATTGGAGAGCGCTTCTTAGAACAGGCTGTGCTTTTGGGTCATGATGAA GCTGAAGCGAGGTTAGCACAACGAAGAGCTGCAAGGGCGGAAGCAAGAGAACTAAGGCTCCGAGAACTAGAAAAGCAGCAGCAAGATCAGGAAAATGAAGAAGAGAAACAATTTGCGCCATCATTTGCAG AACCATCACCACGAGCTACTGTTGCCGGTCGAACTACAGTTGGACGAACAGCAGTTCTCAACAGTTCAAGACGGTCTTCGGAGGATTCAACCACTGATGAAGCTGCTCTTCCAGCAAATATTAGAGAGTTAAGG acggAGTTGAAAGAACTAGATGAGAAATTCCGTAAAGCAATGATTACTAATGCTCAGCTAGATAATGAAAAATCTACGTTGACATATGAAGTCGAATTAATAAAGGACAAATATACAGAATTAGAAGAAACGCACACACAGTTAAAT aaagagCATCGTCGAAAATGTACTGAATATGAACAACTTCGAAAGGTGTCCACAAAGCTGCAGGAGGAGGTAAAAATTTTACGTGGAATGCTCCAGGAAAGAGATCAGTTAATACAA GAATATGGGTTGATTGTGGTTGGTGAAGAGGAGGAAAATGGAGAAGTGCCACCTGATCCTGATGAATTTGATGACATGGATGATTTAACCCCTAGAAAAATAGCAGTAAAGAAAGTACTTCTTTCTCAAGAAGCTGCAGAATTGTTAGGAAAAGGAGCTGCTAAAGGTTCATTAG aTGTAAGGTTAAAGAAGTTCGGTGAAGAGAAGAATGATCTAGAGGATGAAGTTAGAAGGTTGAAACTAGAACTTGAAGAGGAAAGAAACAAGAATAGAAGAAGAGAAAATGGTTTAGATTATGAAAAAGCGA AGGAGCAAAGCAAAGCATTAAACGAATATAAGTTTAGAGTACAGAAGGCAGAAGCAGAAGTGCTAACTTTGCAGGCAAAT GTGGCGCGACTGGATGCTTTATCAACAAGATATAAGACTCAATCAGAAGAgcttgagaaaagtgaagaagaactaAAACTAGAGAGACGGAAGTTACAGAGGGAG ctGAGGGATGCTCAAAGTAGGCTTGAAGAACTGGAGACTACTAATAACCATCTCATTAGAAGATTTGACAAGATAAAGAATGCTCGATCGACTCTTCTGAAAGATCTGTCCCAAGACCCCGCCTGA
- the LOC137627012 gene encoding putative leucine-rich repeat-containing protein DDB_G0290503 isoform X1 produces the protein MSKLFPMFKKKGKGKDDDTNEEEPKRKGKTERVREAFAGSSLSPSKSGKQKKKGKPVKEKKAVNGNVNCHMAEEAVIHQVEDFYVDDDGTVKLGELQEDQSFVDEVLSSVEESFSQEHDRSFSAFDKSYCDDTVEKYCIKRNDEQADGEVILKDNEPEVFSGCDQPGDRSSQESLEVDSKSLVEEKDQESFVTIIGHGQDGENEFGEIEHSVQDSGCLEMSSDQQKDFEGFQNLKEDQLSIDMVVGDNLQAASVGNHCISSDNEEIDIGSISEEKTSYLSACEKASHLEDDESMENVNTDNEADDLQEESIGRGEKQASENVTSSQDSDDDFDSAQEDWDEDDREKPLSLEPSVPSPSLVQEAKNSTMVNSDSTDQDIRKRVSSVYEDATGFVQLDSSLGGESSDFEETRKVRRASGSEKLVRKLSNISAASSDVFNEELDDLLDEELDRLSEEEETPLDNSIRKQGGDVEDTVDRCADKSVAIENVAEILADSSAEDNSKIHGNEQQKSDNLMIENPNGENPTCVIDGDKQQTSTESDEKTTDINMKERSLSGNHLSTSDENSDHIKDSGYYSLPVSPNPGAIIRASGEEERGAKVVDVSFADSEEDGMITPPSEASTVEANSENSRETANSVEEDRKSVVVSESDTPNQCSNECEKLPEKVPTVVDTNLETSSSHQALSQPKHGGNLKVIIPSGSEKNKDEGVTSPNCGSPTKFRHKSPLKEAEEAFSPDPIGERFLEQAVLLGHDEAEARLAQRRAARAEARELRLRELEKQQQDQENEEEKQFAPSFAEEEEEEEDEEEEEEEPSPRATVAGRTTVGRTAVLNSSRRSSEDSTTDEAALPANIRELRTELKELDEKFRKAMITNAQLDNEKSTLTYEVELIKDKYTELEETHTQLNKEHRRKCTEYEQLRKVSTKLQEEVKILRGMLQERDQLIQEYGLIVVGEEEENGEVPPDPDEFDDMDDLTPRKIAVKKVLLSQEAAELLGKGAAKGSLDVRLKKFGEEKNDLEDEVRRLKLELEEERNKNRRRENGLDYEKAKEQSKALNEYKFRVQKAEAEVLTLQANVARLDALSTRYKTQSEELEKSEEELKLERRKLQRELRDAQSRLEELETTNNHLIRRFDKIKNARSTLLKDLSQDPA, from the exons ATGAGTAAGCTATTTCCCATGTTCAAaaagaaggggaaggggaaggatgaTGATACAAATGAAGAAGAACCCAAGAGGAAAGGGAAAACCGAACGAGTGAGGGAAGCCTTCGCAGGATCCTCCTTGTCACCTTCGAAATCTGGGAAGCAGAAGAAAAAAGGGAAACCTGTCAAGGAAAAGAAGGCTGTAAATGGAAACGTCAATTGTCATATGGCCGAAGAGGCAGTGATTCACCAGGTAGAAGATTTCTATGTGGATGATGATGGAACAGTGAAGTTGGGGGAACTACAGGAGGACCAATCTTTCGTAGATGAGGTCCTTTCCTCTGTTGAAGAGTCCTTTTCACAGGAACATGATAGGTCTTTCAGTGCTTTTGATAAAAGTTATTGTGATGATACTGTTGAAAAGTACTGCATCAAGAGGAATGATGAACAAGCTGATGGAGAGGTGATCTTGAAAGATAATGAACCTGAAGTATTTTCTGGTTGTGATCAGCCAGGTGACAGATCCTCTCAAGAATCTCTGGAAGTGGACTCCAAATCTCTTGTTGAAGAAAAAGACCAAGAATCTTTTGTTACCATTATTGGACATGGCCAGGATGGTGAAAATGAGTTTGGGGAAATAGAGCATAGTGTTCAAGACTCTGGGTGCTTGGAAATGTCTAGTGATCAACAAAAGGATTTTGAAGGATTCCAGAATTTGAAGGAAGATCAGCTGAGTATTGATATGGTAGTTGGTGATAACCTACAGGCGGCAAGTGTGGGTAACCATTGTATTTCTTCTGACAATGAGGAAATTGATATTGGAAGTATTAGTGAAGAAAAGACTTCATATTTATCTGCATGTGAAAAGGCATCCCATCTTGAAGATGACGAAAGTATGGAGAATGTAAATACCGACAATGAAGCTGATGACTTACAAGAAGAAAGCATCGGAAGAGGTGAAAAACAGGCAAGTGAGAATGTTACCAGCAGTCAGGACAGCGATGATGACTTTGATTCTGCTCAGGAGGATTGGGATGAAGATGACAGAGAAAAACCTCTAAGCCTTGAACCGAGTGTCCCTTCTCCTTCTTTGGTGCAAGAGGCAAAGAATTCTACCATGGTAAATAGTGATAGTACTGACCAAGACATCAGGAAGCGCGTTTCTTCTGTATACGAAGATGCAACAGGCTTTGTTCAGCTTGATTCTAGTCTTGGAGGGGAGTCTTCAGATTTTGAGGAAACTCGTAAAGTACGAAGAGCGTCTGGTTCAGAAAAACTTGTTAGAAAACTTTCTAATATATCTGCTGCTTCTAGTGATGTTTTTAATGAGGAATTGGATGATCTTTTGGATGAAGAGCTAGACAGATTATCTGAAGAGGAGGAAACACCTTTGGATAATagcatcagaaagcaagggggcgATGTTGAAGATACTGTTGACCGTTGTGCAGACAAATCTGTTGCTATTGAGAATGTTGCTGAGATACTTGCAGATTCATCAGCTGAGGATAACTCAAAGATTCATGGTAATGAACAACAAAAATCAGACAATTTAATGATTGAAAATCCTAATGGTGAGAATCCCACTTGTGTCATAGATGGGGATAAGCAACAGACATCCACTGAAAGTGATGAGAAAACCACTGATATCAATATGAAAGAAAGAAGTCTGTCTGGAAATCATTTGTCTACCTCAGATGAGAATTCAGATCATATCAAAGATAGTGGTTATTATAGTCTCCCAGTTTCCCCTAATCCAGGAGCCATCATACGTGCAAGTGGTGAAGAGGAGCGTGGAGCAAAGGTAGTTGATGTCTCCTTTGCCGATAGTGAAGAAGATGGCATGATCACACCACCTAGTGAAGCTTCAACTGTAGAAGCAAATTCCGAAAACTCTAGAGAAACTGCAAATTCAGTTGAGGAAGATAGAAAATCTGTAGTTGTTAGTGAATCAGATACACCCAATCAGTGTAGTAATGAATGTGAGAAACTCCCTGAAAAAGTTCCCACAGTTGTAGACACTAATTTGGAAACTTCTAGTTCTCACCAAGCTTTATCACAGCCAAAGCATGGTGGCAATCTTAAGGTGATTATACCTAGTGGTAGTGAGAAAAATAAAGACGAAGGTGTTACTTCTCCTAATTGTGGATCTCCCACAAAATTTAGGCACAAGTCTCCATTAAAAGAAGCTGAAGAGGCGTTTAGCCCAGATCCTATTGGAGAGCGCTTCTTAGAACAGGCTGTGCTTTTGGGTCATGATGAA GCTGAAGCGAGGTTAGCACAACGAAGAGCTGCAAGGGCGGAAGCAAGAGAACTAAGGCTCCGAGAACTAGAAAAGCAGCAGCAAGATCAGGAAAATGAAGAAGAGAAACAATTTGCGCCATCATTTGCAG aggaagaagaggaggaggaagatgaggaagaggaggaggaag AACCATCACCACGAGCTACTGTTGCCGGTCGAACTACAGTTGGACGAACAGCAGTTCTCAACAGTTCAAGACGGTCTTCGGAGGATTCAACCACTGATGAAGCTGCTCTTCCAGCAAATATTAGAGAGTTAAGG acggAGTTGAAAGAACTAGATGAGAAATTCCGTAAAGCAATGATTACTAATGCTCAGCTAGATAATGAAAAATCTACGTTGACATATGAAGTCGAATTAATAAAGGACAAATATACAGAATTAGAAGAAACGCACACACAGTTAAAT aaagagCATCGTCGAAAATGTACTGAATATGAACAACTTCGAAAGGTGTCCACAAAGCTGCAGGAGGAGGTAAAAATTTTACGTGGAATGCTCCAGGAAAGAGATCAGTTAATACAA GAATATGGGTTGATTGTGGTTGGTGAAGAGGAGGAAAATGGAGAAGTGCCACCTGATCCTGATGAATTTGATGACATGGATGATTTAACCCCTAGAAAAATAGCAGTAAAGAAAGTACTTCTTTCTCAAGAAGCTGCAGAATTGTTAGGAAAAGGAGCTGCTAAAGGTTCATTAG aTGTAAGGTTAAAGAAGTTCGGTGAAGAGAAGAATGATCTAGAGGATGAAGTTAGAAGGTTGAAACTAGAACTTGAAGAGGAAAGAAACAAGAATAGAAGAAGAGAAAATGGTTTAGATTATGAAAAAGCGA AGGAGCAAAGCAAAGCATTAAACGAATATAAGTTTAGAGTACAGAAGGCAGAAGCAGAAGTGCTAACTTTGCAGGCAAAT GTGGCGCGACTGGATGCTTTATCAACAAGATATAAGACTCAATCAGAAGAgcttgagaaaagtgaagaagaactaAAACTAGAGAGACGGAAGTTACAGAGGGAG ctGAGGGATGCTCAAAGTAGGCTTGAAGAACTGGAGACTACTAATAACCATCTCATTAGAAGATTTGACAAGATAAAGAATGCTCGATCGACTCTTCTGAAAGATCTGTCCCAAGACCCCGCCTGA